A part of Spirochaeta isovalerica genomic DNA contains:
- a CDS encoding lipid II flippase family protein, which translates to MLELKILLIPLFAFIIHFIGTLSYSVRIVGVRTGKIALSFSLFNIFVLFSRTANTFLNPLLSKNVETNIANQNFDNNIWLFRIILLAASLATLAGIFLIPMFQRLFSLAVTSYSEHKSMKRLLLRFFSIDGISDVKRSFVIPNRDNIKLSAKTRKGLIVPFLLNIIIVAILSVGSLSSLYAGYLVPEFRSTANSLHSIVNGLATVLLFLIVDPYLAGMTDDVVSGKIKESIFRKNVVFLSISRFLGTLLAQLLLYPSALIIAQVSKLL; encoded by the coding sequence ATGCTTGAACTAAAAATACTACTGATACCCTTATTCGCTTTCATTATTCATTTTATTGGGACTCTTTCATATTCAGTAAGGATTGTTGGAGTCAGAACTGGAAAAATAGCCCTTTCCTTTTCTTTGTTTAACATCTTTGTCTTGTTTTCTAGAACTGCAAATACATTTCTAAATCCCCTACTCTCAAAAAATGTCGAAACCAATATCGCAAATCAAAACTTTGATAATAATATCTGGCTGTTTCGGATTATATTATTGGCTGCAAGTCTGGCAACATTAGCTGGTATTTTCTTAATTCCTATGTTTCAAAGATTATTCTCTCTAGCTGTTACTTCATATTCAGAACATAAATCGATGAAGCGTTTGCTATTGAGATTCTTCTCAATAGATGGGATATCTGATGTTAAAAGAAGTTTTGTAATTCCCAACAGGGATAATATAAAGCTTTCAGCTAAAACCAGAAAAGGCCTGATAGTTCCTTTTCTTCTCAATATTATTATTGTGGCTATTTTATCTGTTGGCAGCTTATCTTCACTTTATGCTGGGTATCTGGTTCCCGAGTTTAGATCTACAGCAAATTCTCTACATTCAATTGTAAATGGTCTAGCAACAGTTTTACTTTTTCTTATAGTTGATCCATATTTAGCCGGTATGACAGATGATGTAGTCTCTGGAAAAATTAAAGAATCAATTTTCCGGAAAAATGTAGTATTCTTGTCTATCTCAAGATTTTTGGGCAC